In Bombyx mori chromosome 11, ASM3026992v2, one genomic interval encodes:
- the LOC101740082 gene encoding sericin 1 isoform X28: MRFVLCCTLIALAALSVKAFGHHPGNRDTVEVKNRKYNAASSESSYLNKDNDSISAGAHRAKSVEQSQDKSKYTSGPEGVSYSGRSQNYKDSKQAYADYHSDPNGGSASAGQSRDSSLRERNVHYVSDGEAVAASSDARDENRSAQQNAQANWNADGSYGVSADRSGSASSRRRQANYYSDKDITAASKDDSRADSSRRSNAYYNRDSDGSESAGLSDRRASSSKNDNVFVYRTKDSIGGQAKSSRSSHSQESDAYYNSSPDGSYNAGTRDSSISNKKKASSTIYADKDQIRAANDRYSSKQLKQSSAQISSGPEGTSVSSKDRQYSNDKRSKSDAYVGRDGTVAYSNKDSEKTSRQSNTNYADQNSVRSDSAASDQTSNSYDKGYSDKNTVAHSSGSRGSQNQKSSSYRADKDGFSSSTNTEKSRFSSSNSVVETSDGTSASRESSAEDTKSSNSNVQSDETGEEEELFDVVSYQKIEDGKPVIIMKVIPVALSEDSSEVDIDLGNLGWWWNSDNKAQRAAGGATKSEASSSTQATTVSGADDSADSYTWWWNPRRSSSSSSSASSSSSGSNVGGSSQSSGSSTSGSNARGHLGTVSSTGSTSNTDSSSKSAGSRTSGGSSTYGYSSSHRGGSVSSTGSSSNTDSSTKNAGSSTSGGSSTYGYSSSHRGGSVSSTGSSSNTDSSTKNAGSSTSGGSSTYGYSSSHRGGSVSSTGSSSNTDSSTKSAGSSTSGGSSTYGYSSRHRGGRVSSTGSSSTTDASSNSVGSSTSGGSSTYGYSSNSRDGSVSSTGSSSNTDSNSNSAGSSTSGGSSTYGYSSNSRDGSVSSTGSSSNTDSNSNSAGSSTSGGSSTYGYSSNSRDGSVSSTGSSSNTDASTDLTGSSTSGGSSTYGYSSDSRDGSVSSTGSSSNTDASTDLAGSSTSGGSSTYGYSSDCGDGSVSSTGSSSNTDASTDLAGSSTSGGSSTYGYSSDSRDGSVSSTGSSSNTDASTDLAGSSTSGGSSTYGYSSNSRDGSVSSTGSSSNTDASTDLTGSSTSGGSSTYGYSSSNRDGSVLATGSSSNTDASTTEESTTSAGSSTEGYSSSSHDGSVTSTDGSSTSGGASSSSASTAKSDAASSEDGFWWWNRRKSGSGHKSATVQSSTTDKTSTDSASSTDSTSSTSGASTTTSGSSSTSGGSSTSDASSTSSSVSRSHRSGVNRLLHKPGQGKICLCFENIFDIPYHLRKNIGV; this comes from the exons CCGGCAATCGAGATACAGTCGAAGTCAAAAACCGAAAGTACAATGCAGCTAGCAGTGAAAGCTCTTACCTCAACAAAGATAATGATTCGATAAGTGCCGGAGCGCACCGGGCCAAGTCCGTAGAGCAGAGTCAGGATAAAAGCAAATATACATCTGGTCCAGAAGGCGTGTCGTACAGCGGAAGGTCTCAGAACTATAAAGATTCCAAGCAAGCTTATGCCGATTATCACAGCGATCCGAACGGCGGATCTGCTTCTGCCGGACAATCTCGCGACAGCAGCCTGAGAGAGAGAAACGTACATTACGTCTCTGACGGTGAAGCAGTGGCCGCTTCCAGTGACGCTCGCGATGAAAACCGATCCGCCCAACAGAATGCTCAGGCCAATTGGAACGCTGACGGTTCTTACGGAGTTAGCGCTGATCGAAGTGGTTCCGCTAGTTCTAGACGCCGCCAAGCCAATTACTACTCCGATAAAGACATCACTGCTGCTTCTAAAGACGATTCACGTGCAGATTCTTCTAGGAGAAGCAATGCCTATTACAACAGAGATAGTGACGGCTCAGAATCCGCTGGATTAAGTGACCGTAGAGCTTCTTCCTCGAAAAATGATAATGTATTTGTTTACCGCACTAAGGATTCTATTGGAGGACAAGCGAAATCTTCAAGATCATCTCATTCACAAGAGAGCGACGCTTATTATAACTCCAGTCCGGATGGAAGCTACAACGCTGGTACGCGAGATAGTTCAATTTCTAACAAAAAGAAGGCGAGCTCTACCATCTACGCTGATAAAGATCAAATACGCGCCGCGAATGATCGTTATTCTTCGAAACAGTTAAAACAGAGCAGCGCTCAAATCTCCTCCGGGCCAGAGGGCACCTCTGTAAGCAGTAAGGATAGGCAGTACTCGAACGACAAACGCAGCAAATCTGATGCGTACGTCGGACGGGACGGCACCGTTGCTTACTCAAACAAGGACAGCGAAAAGACCTCACGACAAAGTAATACGAACTATGCCGACCAAAACTCCGTTCGCTCTGACTCTGCCGCTTCGGACCAGACCAGCAACAGTTACGACAAGGGCTACAGTGATAAAAATACAGTTGCCCATAGCTCTGGTAGTAGGGGCAGTCAGAATCAGAAATCGTCGAGCTACCGCGCTGACAAGGACGGTTTTTCCTCCAGTACGAATACTGAAAAATCCAGATTTAGTTCTTCGAATAGCGTCGTAGAAACTTCAGATGGAACTTCTGCTAGTCGCGAATCATCAGCGGAGGATACCAAATCATCCAATAGTAACGTTCAGAGCGATG AAACAGGCGAAGAAGAGGAATTGTTCGATGTTGTATCTTACCAGAAAATTGAAGATGGCAAGCCTGTAATCATAATGAAAGTTATACCAGTCG CACTAAGTGAAGACTCTTCCGAGGTGGATATTGATCTTGGCAATTTAGGCTGGTGGTGGAATTCAGACAATAAGGCACAAAGAGCGGCAGGCGGCGCAACAAAGTCTGAAGCTTCATCATCCACTCAAG ctaCTACAGTCAGTGGCGCAGACGACAGTGCTGATTCTTACACCTGGTGGTGGAATCCTAGACGATCAAGCAGCTCCTCTTCATCAGCAAGTTCTAGCAGCTCTGGCTCCAATGTTGGTGGTTCCTCTCAATCCAGCGGTAGCAGCACTTCTGGAAGTAATGCCCGCGGTCATCTAGGAACCGTTTCGTCCACTGGCAGTACCAGTAACACCGATTCAAGCTCAAAAAGTGCAGGATCCCGTACATCCGGCGGTAGCAGCACTTATGGATATAGCTCCAGCCATCGTGGTGGAAGCGTATCATCCACCGGCAGTTCCAGCAACACTGATTCAAGCACAAAGAATGCAGGATCCAGTACATCCGGCGGTAGCAGCACTTATGGATATAGCTCCAGCCATCGTGGTGGAAGCGTATCATCCACCGGCAGTTCCAGCAACACTGATTCAAGCACAAAGAATGCAGGATCCAGTACATCTGGCGGTAGCAGCACTTATGGATATAGCTCTAGCCATCGTGGTGGAAGTGTATCATCCACCGGCAGTTCCAGCAACACTGATTCAAGCACAAAGAGTGCAGGATCCAGTACATCCGGCGGTAGCAGCACTTACGGATATAGCTCCAGGCATCGTGGTGGACGCGTATCATCCACCGGCAGTTCCAGCACAACTGATGCAAGCTCAAACAGCGTAGGATCTAGTACATCCGGCGGTAGCAGCACTTATGGATACAGTTCCAACAGTCGTGATGGAAGTGTATCATCCACCGGCAGTTCCAGTAACACTGATTCAAACTCAAACAGCGCGGGATCCAGTACATCCGGTGGTAGCAGCACTTATGGATACAGTTCCAACAGTCGTGATGGAAGTGTATCATCCACCGGCAGTTCCAGTAACACTGATTCAAACTCAAACAGCGCGGGATCCAGTACATCCGGTGGTAGCAGCACTTATGGATACAGTTCCAACAGTCGTGATGGAAGTGTATCATCCACCGGCAGTTCCAGTAACACTGATGCAAGCACAGACCTTACAGGATCCAGTACATCCGGCGGTAGCAGCACTTATGGATACAGTTCCGACAGTCGTGATGGAAGTGTATCATCCACCGGCAGTTCCAGTAACACTGATGCAAGCACAGACCTGGCAGGATCCAGTACATCTGGCGGTAGCAGCACTTATGGATACAGTTCCGACTGTGGTGATGGAAGTGTATCATCCACCGGCAGTTCCAGTAACACTGATGCAAGCACAGACCTTGCAGGATCCAGTACATCCGGCGGTAGCAGCACTTATGGATACAGTTCCGACAGTCGTGATGGAAGTGTATCATCCACCGGCAGTTCCAGTAACACTGATGCAAGCACAGACCTTGCAGGATCCAGTACATCGGGCGGTAGCAGCACTTATGGATACAGTTCCAACAGTCGTGATGGAAGTGTATCATCCACCGGCAGTTCCAGTAACACTGATGCAAGCACAGACCTTACAGGATCCAGTACATCCGGCGGTAGCAGCACTTATGGATATAGCTCAAGCAATCGTGATGGAAGTGTATTGGCCACTGGCAGTTCCAGTAACACTGATGCAAGCACCACAGAAGAATCCACCACGTCCGCTGGTAGCAGCACTGAAGGATATAGTTCCAGTAGCCATGATGGAAGCGTAACATCCACCGACGGTTCCAGCACAAGTGGAGGAGCTTCTTCCAGCTCAG CGTCAACCGCCAAAAGCGACGCCGCGTCATCTGAAGACGGTTTCTGGTGGTGGAATAGAAGGAAATCAGGATCCGGTCACAAAAGCGCTACCGTACAGTCATCCACAACCGATAAGACGAGCACCGACAGTGCCAGCAGCACCGATTCCACCTCAAGCACGTCCGGGGCAAGCACAACCACTTCAGGCAGTTCTTCTACCTCGGGCGGTTCAAGTACATCGGACGCTTCCTCCACTTCGTCTAGTGTTTCCAGAAGTCATCGTTCAGGCGTGAACAGACTTTTACACAAGCCTGGTCAAGGAAAAATATGCCTTTGCTTCGAAAACATATTCGATATTCCTTACCATCTCCGTAAGAATATCGGTGTTTAA
- the LOC101740082 gene encoding sericin 1 isoform X26: MRFVLCCTLIALAALSVKAFGHHPGNRDTVEVKNRKYNAASSESSYLNKDNDSISAGAHRAKSVEQSQDKSKYTSGPEGVSYSGRSQNYKDSKQAYADYHSDPNGGSASAGQSRDSSLRERNVHYVSDGEAVAASSDARDENRSAQQNAQANWNADGSYGVSADRSGSASSRRRQANYYSDKDITAASKDDSRADSSRRSNAYYNRDSDGSESAGLSDRRASSSKNDNVFVYRTKDSIGGQAKSSRSSHSQESDAYYNSSPDGSYNAGTRDSSISNKKKASSTIYADKDQIRAANDRYSSKQLKQSSAQISSGPEGTSVSSKDRQYSNDKRSKSDAYVGRDGTVAYSNKDSEKTSRQSNTNYADQNSVRSDSAASDQTSNSYDKGYSDKNTVAHSSGSRGSQNQKSSSYRADKDGFSSSTNTEKSRFSSSNSVVETSDGTSASRESSAEDTKSSNSNVQSDETGEEEELFDVVSYQKIEDGKPVIIMKVIPVEKSASQSSSSRSSQESASYSSSSSSSTLSEDSSEVDIDLGNLGWWWNSDNKAQRAAGGATKSEASSSTQATTVSGADDSADSYTWWWNPRRSSSSSSSASSSSSGSNVGGSSQSSGSSTSGSNARGHLGTVSSTGSTSNTDSSSKSAGSRTSGGSSTYGYSSSHRGGSVSSTGSSSNTDSSTKNAGSSTSGGSSTYGYSSSHRGGSVSSTGSSSNTDSSTKNAGSSTSGGSSTYGYSSSHRGGSVSSTGSSSNTDSSTKSAGSSTSGGSSTYGYSSRHRGGRVSSTGSSSTTDASSNSVGSSTSGGSSTYGYSSNSRDGSVSSTGSSSNTDSNSNSAGSSTSGGSSTYGYSSNSRDGSVSSTGSSSNTDSNSNSAGSSTSGGSSTYGYSSNSRDGSVSSTGSSSNTDASTDLTGSSTSGGSSTYGYSSDSRDGSVSSTGSSSNTDASTDLAGSSTSGGSSTYGYSSDCGDGSVSSTGSSSNTDASTDLAGSSTSGGSSTYGYSSDSRDGSVSSTGSSSNTDASTDLAGSSTSGGSSTYGYSSNSRDGSVSSTGSSSNTDASTDLTGSSTSGGSSTYGYSSSNRDGSVLATGSSSNTDASTTEESTTSAGSSTEGYSSSSHDGSVTSTDGSSTSGGASSSSASTAKSDAASSEDGFWWWNRRKSGSGHKSATVQSSTTDKTSTDSASSTDSTSSTSGASTTTSGSSSTSGGSSTSDASSTSSSVSRSHRSGVNRLLHKPGQGKICLCFENIFDIPYHLRKNIGV, encoded by the exons CCGGCAATCGAGATACAGTCGAAGTCAAAAACCGAAAGTACAATGCAGCTAGCAGTGAAAGCTCTTACCTCAACAAAGATAATGATTCGATAAGTGCCGGAGCGCACCGGGCCAAGTCCGTAGAGCAGAGTCAGGATAAAAGCAAATATACATCTGGTCCAGAAGGCGTGTCGTACAGCGGAAGGTCTCAGAACTATAAAGATTCCAAGCAAGCTTATGCCGATTATCACAGCGATCCGAACGGCGGATCTGCTTCTGCCGGACAATCTCGCGACAGCAGCCTGAGAGAGAGAAACGTACATTACGTCTCTGACGGTGAAGCAGTGGCCGCTTCCAGTGACGCTCGCGATGAAAACCGATCCGCCCAACAGAATGCTCAGGCCAATTGGAACGCTGACGGTTCTTACGGAGTTAGCGCTGATCGAAGTGGTTCCGCTAGTTCTAGACGCCGCCAAGCCAATTACTACTCCGATAAAGACATCACTGCTGCTTCTAAAGACGATTCACGTGCAGATTCTTCTAGGAGAAGCAATGCCTATTACAACAGAGATAGTGACGGCTCAGAATCCGCTGGATTAAGTGACCGTAGAGCTTCTTCCTCGAAAAATGATAATGTATTTGTTTACCGCACTAAGGATTCTATTGGAGGACAAGCGAAATCTTCAAGATCATCTCATTCACAAGAGAGCGACGCTTATTATAACTCCAGTCCGGATGGAAGCTACAACGCTGGTACGCGAGATAGTTCAATTTCTAACAAAAAGAAGGCGAGCTCTACCATCTACGCTGATAAAGATCAAATACGCGCCGCGAATGATCGTTATTCTTCGAAACAGTTAAAACAGAGCAGCGCTCAAATCTCCTCCGGGCCAGAGGGCACCTCTGTAAGCAGTAAGGATAGGCAGTACTCGAACGACAAACGCAGCAAATCTGATGCGTACGTCGGACGGGACGGCACCGTTGCTTACTCAAACAAGGACAGCGAAAAGACCTCACGACAAAGTAATACGAACTATGCCGACCAAAACTCCGTTCGCTCTGACTCTGCCGCTTCGGACCAGACCAGCAACAGTTACGACAAGGGCTACAGTGATAAAAATACAGTTGCCCATAGCTCTGGTAGTAGGGGCAGTCAGAATCAGAAATCGTCGAGCTACCGCGCTGACAAGGACGGTTTTTCCTCCAGTACGAATACTGAAAAATCCAGATTTAGTTCTTCGAATAGCGTCGTAGAAACTTCAGATGGAACTTCTGCTAGTCGCGAATCATCAGCGGAGGATACCAAATCATCCAATAGTAACGTTCAGAGCGATG AAACAGGCGAAGAAGAGGAATTGTTCGATGTTGTATCTTACCAGAAAATTGAAGATGGCAAGCCTGTAATCATAATGAAAGTTATACCAGTCG AGAAATCCGCGTCCCAATCAAGTTCTTCGCGGTCATCTCAGGAGTCTGCAAGCTATAGCAGCAGCAGCAGTTCATCGA CACTAAGTGAAGACTCTTCCGAGGTGGATATTGATCTTGGCAATTTAGGCTGGTGGTGGAATTCAGACAATAAGGCACAAAGAGCGGCAGGCGGCGCAACAAAGTCTGAAGCTTCATCATCCACTCAAG ctaCTACAGTCAGTGGCGCAGACGACAGTGCTGATTCTTACACCTGGTGGTGGAATCCTAGACGATCAAGCAGCTCCTCTTCATCAGCAAGTTCTAGCAGCTCTGGCTCCAATGTTGGTGGTTCCTCTCAATCCAGCGGTAGCAGCACTTCTGGAAGTAATGCCCGCGGTCATCTAGGAACCGTTTCGTCCACTGGCAGTACCAGTAACACCGATTCAAGCTCAAAAAGTGCAGGATCCCGTACATCCGGCGGTAGCAGCACTTATGGATATAGCTCCAGCCATCGTGGTGGAAGCGTATCATCCACCGGCAGTTCCAGCAACACTGATTCAAGCACAAAGAATGCAGGATCCAGTACATCCGGCGGTAGCAGCACTTATGGATATAGCTCCAGCCATCGTGGTGGAAGCGTATCATCCACCGGCAGTTCCAGCAACACTGATTCAAGCACAAAGAATGCAGGATCCAGTACATCTGGCGGTAGCAGCACTTATGGATATAGCTCTAGCCATCGTGGTGGAAGTGTATCATCCACCGGCAGTTCCAGCAACACTGATTCAAGCACAAAGAGTGCAGGATCCAGTACATCCGGCGGTAGCAGCACTTACGGATATAGCTCCAGGCATCGTGGTGGACGCGTATCATCCACCGGCAGTTCCAGCACAACTGATGCAAGCTCAAACAGCGTAGGATCTAGTACATCCGGCGGTAGCAGCACTTATGGATACAGTTCCAACAGTCGTGATGGAAGTGTATCATCCACCGGCAGTTCCAGTAACACTGATTCAAACTCAAACAGCGCGGGATCCAGTACATCCGGTGGTAGCAGCACTTATGGATACAGTTCCAACAGTCGTGATGGAAGTGTATCATCCACCGGCAGTTCCAGTAACACTGATTCAAACTCAAACAGCGCGGGATCCAGTACATCCGGTGGTAGCAGCACTTATGGATACAGTTCCAACAGTCGTGATGGAAGTGTATCATCCACCGGCAGTTCCAGTAACACTGATGCAAGCACAGACCTTACAGGATCCAGTACATCCGGCGGTAGCAGCACTTATGGATACAGTTCCGACAGTCGTGATGGAAGTGTATCATCCACCGGCAGTTCCAGTAACACTGATGCAAGCACAGACCTGGCAGGATCCAGTACATCTGGCGGTAGCAGCACTTATGGATACAGTTCCGACTGTGGTGATGGAAGTGTATCATCCACCGGCAGTTCCAGTAACACTGATGCAAGCACAGACCTTGCAGGATCCAGTACATCCGGCGGTAGCAGCACTTATGGATACAGTTCCGACAGTCGTGATGGAAGTGTATCATCCACCGGCAGTTCCAGTAACACTGATGCAAGCACAGACCTTGCAGGATCCAGTACATCGGGCGGTAGCAGCACTTATGGATACAGTTCCAACAGTCGTGATGGAAGTGTATCATCCACCGGCAGTTCCAGTAACACTGATGCAAGCACAGACCTTACAGGATCCAGTACATCCGGCGGTAGCAGCACTTATGGATATAGCTCAAGCAATCGTGATGGAAGTGTATTGGCCACTGGCAGTTCCAGTAACACTGATGCAAGCACCACAGAAGAATCCACCACGTCCGCTGGTAGCAGCACTGAAGGATATAGTTCCAGTAGCCATGATGGAAGCGTAACATCCACCGACGGTTCCAGCACAAGTGGAGGAGCTTCTTCCAGCTCAG CGTCAACCGCCAAAAGCGACGCCGCGTCATCTGAAGACGGTTTCTGGTGGTGGAATAGAAGGAAATCAGGATCCGGTCACAAAAGCGCTACCGTACAGTCATCCACAACCGATAAGACGAGCACCGACAGTGCCAGCAGCACCGATTCCACCTCAAGCACGTCCGGGGCAAGCACAACCACTTCAGGCAGTTCTTCTACCTCGGGCGGTTCAAGTACATCGGACGCTTCCTCCACTTCGTCTAGTGTTTCCAGAAGTCATCGTTCAGGCGTGAACAGACTTTTACACAAGCCTGGTCAAGGAAAAATATGCCTTTGCTTCGAAAACATATTCGATATTCCTTACCATCTCCGTAAGAATATCGGTGTTTAA